The DNA sequence TTTTATAACCGGAACAAGGTTAATGTCTATCTGGGTATTGGCCTATCATTTGTATCATTATTCGAGGCTTGAAATAGAAAGGGTAAAGGAAAATGCCCGATTGTCGATCATAATAAAAGAAGCACAGTTAAACAATCTTAGTGCGCAGCTTAACCCGCATTTCTTTTTTAATTCCTTGAATACGATAAAATTCCTCGTACTAGAAAACCCGCATTCGGCCAGGAGAGCGATTGATCTTTTGTCTGAGCTGCTAAGGAATTCCTTAAAGACTAATAATGGAGAATTAGTGGCTTTAAATGAGGAAATGAACCTTGTTAAAGATTATCTGGAGCTGGAAAAGATTCGATTTGAGGAACGTTTGGAAATAACAATTGATGTAAATGAAGCAGTATTAGATTATTTGATTTTGCCTTTAAGTATCCAGTCGCTGGTTGAGAATGCAATAAAACACGGAATTGAAAAAAGAAAAAACGGCGGGCTCCTTATTGTTAAGGTGGAAGAAGAAAATAATTTCATAAAAATTAGTGTTCAGAATTCGGGAAAATTACACAATGAGAGAAAAAATCCGGGGATAGGGTTGCATAATCTGAAAGAGAGACTACTCTTGTACTATAATGGAAATGCCTCTTTTGAAATTAAAGAGATCGGAAACGAAACTGTTTTGGCAACTCTTTTAATACCGTCGAAATGAAAAAGATAAAAGTTATCATAGTCGATGATGAACGTTCATCCAGAGAAGAGCTGAAAAGAGCATTGAAGATTTACGAAGACTTTATTCTTATAGGCGAGGCTGAAAATGCCGATGATGCTAAGGATTTAATCGAAACAGAAATGCCGGATTTAATTTTTTTAGACATTCAGATGCCCGAGAAATCCGGTTTCGATTTATTAGAATCTTTAGATAATGCGCCGGCCGTATTGTTTACTACCGCCTATAATGAGTATGCCGTGCAAGCTTTTGAAGTAAATGCCTTAGATTATCTGTTGAAGCCCATACGCGAGGAACGTTTTGCAAAAGCAATAGAAAAAATAAGGAATACCATAAAACAGAAAAGTGACCTGTCTAATGCTGTAACGAGCGACCAGAAAATTTTCATTAAGGACGGAGAGAAACGATTCTTTATTCAATTGGATGAAATTTATTTAATTGAATCACTGGAAAATTATACCAGACTTTATTTTCAAGGTAAAAAAGCACTGCAAAGACGATCGCTCCGCCAATGGGAAGCACTATTGGATGAAACGGTCTTTTTTAGAATAAACAGAACCAAAATTATAAATATTAAACACATCCTCGAAGTAAACCAAACCAGCAGTGGCAGGTTAGAAGTAAAGCTAAAAACCGGAGAATTGTTAGAAGTATCAAACCGTCAATCGGTCAAATTTAAAAACAACAACGGGATTTGGTAAAAGAAACGGCTTTGTTTTTTTGTCATGTACAGCAAAAGTAACGAACCGTTAAAAAACACCAGTATTAGACGCAGAACAGTTATGAAAAACGAATCCTTAGATATCGTTATGGGCTTCTTTTGCCCTATATCAAATTTCAAAAACGCACACTAAAAAACAAGCAATGAAATCAATTTTAAATTTTACATTTTTTATTTTCATACTATCAAATGCATTCGCACAACAGACAAGTGCAACAAGATCAGAAGATTTAAAAAGCGTCTATGATATTCAAGATAGTGTGATGGTCAAAACACGAGACGGTGCATGGATATCGGCAATGGTAGTTCGAAAAAAAGGAATCAGTACACCAAAGCCGGTAGTACTTCAATTTACGATTTATGTCAGGGATAAAGGAAGGGATATAAAATCTTTAAAAGAAGCAGCAGATAATGGATATGTCGGAGTCATTGCTTATACAAGAGGGAAGCGGTTTAGCCCCAATGAGGTATTTCCTTATGAGAATGACGGAAATGATGCCTACGATGTGATTGATTGGATTAGTAAACAAAAATGGTGTAATGGAAGCGTAGGAATGTATGGCGGAAGCTATAACGGGTTGACTCAATGGGCGGCTTGCAAGAAAATGCATCCGGCGCTTAAAACCATAGTTCCTTATGTCGCCAATAGGGCCGGGATGGGACTACCGATGGAAAACAACATTTTTGTAAACCCTAATTACGAATGGTCGTTTTATGCCGGTAGTACAAAATACCTCGATACTGTTGCAGGAAATGACAGACAACGTTTTAGGAAAATGATGTTTAAATGGTGGGAAACCGGCGTTGCCTATAAAAAAATGGATAGTATTGATGGTGTTCCCAACCGACTTTTTCAGAGATGGCTGAAACATCCTTCGTTTGATAAATATTGGCAAAAAATGACGCCTTACGGAAAAGAATTCGCTCAAATAAAGATACCGATTTTAGTTTTTGACGGCTATTACAACGACTCCCAAAACTCCAGTTTGTCCTATGTAAGAGAACTTCAGAAATACAGTAAAAACACTTCGGTTTATGTGATTATCGGCCCATATGGTCACTTTGGTACTCAGATTGGTGGTGAAACCGATTTGTATAACTATAAGGTTGATCCAATAGCGTTAATCGATATAAAAAAAATAACCTACCAATGGTTGGACTATATTCTGAAAAACGGCCCAAAACCCGAAATACTGAAAGATAAAATCAACTATGAAGTGATGGGCACAAATGAGTGGCGCAGTGCCTCTTCGCTTGACAAAATGAGCAATGGTTTCCTTCGGTTGTATTTGACGGATAACAAATTCGGAGATTTTTATGCCTTAAATGATAAAAAACCAGTTCAGAAAAAATATCTGTATCAGGAGGTTGATTTTGCAGACCGACAAACACAGAATAATGAGTATTATCCCGATCCCATTATTAGAAAAGAAATAAATACCAGCAACGGATTTGTTTTTATAAGTGATGTACTCAAAGAGCCTATGTTGATAAATGGTTCGTTCTCGGGCGAAATAAAAGCGAGTATCAATAAAAAAGACATGGATATTGGTGTGACACTTTATGAAATAATGCCAAATGGCGAATACTTTCATTTGTCTTATTTTTTAGGCCGTGCCAGTTATGCTAAAGATGCTACAAAAAGAAATTTATTAAAACCAAACCGAATAGCGTCAATTCCTTTTTCGAATACACATTTGGTCAGTAAACAATTGAGCAAAGGCAGTCGTTTGGTTGTGGTGCTAAATGTAAATAAAAACCCTTTTTCAGAATTGAATTACGGAACGGGGAAGACAGTAACGGAAGAAACGATAAAAGACGCAAAAGTGCCATTGAAAGTAAAATGGTATACGGATAGTTTTGTGAAAATTCCAATTTGGAAATAAATAAGAGAGTGAAGGTTAAAAATAGACAAACCCGACAGGTTCTAAGAAGCTGTCGGGTTTAAGTAGGTAGAAATAGTTATGAGCTATGCTTTTGATTTCAGATTTTTTTAATTGAGCCAATGAATAAAAAATAAATCAACTATGAGTTAATTGGTATTGTTTCTTTATTGTGCATTGGGATTATCAAAATATTATTCTTTTAGGACATTTAAAAATAGCATTGTCTTTCTTTTAAAGATTATTTTTTAATAAATTTTTTAGCAATTCGTTGTTTTCCATTGCTTAGTTTCAGCGTGTATATTCCGGAGCTTAATTGGCTAACATTAATAGAGCAACCTTTGGATAAGTTTCCTGTAGCAACTTGCTGACCTAAAGCATTTATAATTTTAAAAATAAATGGATCCTTTTCTGGTAACGAAATATTTAATTCATTATCAACAGGATTTGGATACAATTCAAAATCAGAAATTTCGTCTGTTTTATTTAAATTAGGGGTTGACAGTGTGGCTGTAACATTTACGGAATAATCTTGAACTTGCCCAAAATAAAAATAATCACATGGTCCGGGAATAGCTTTGTATCTCATCGAAACTCTCATTCTTGTAGGACCAAGCATTGCTGTAGCGGGTATGGTAATGTTACCAAGTACGGGAGTTGTAAT is a window from the Flavobacterium cupriresistens genome containing:
- a CDS encoding CocE/NonD family hydrolase → MKSILNFTFFIFILSNAFAQQTSATRSEDLKSVYDIQDSVMVKTRDGAWISAMVVRKKGISTPKPVVLQFTIYVRDKGRDIKSLKEAADNGYVGVIAYTRGKRFSPNEVFPYENDGNDAYDVIDWISKQKWCNGSVGMYGGSYNGLTQWAACKKMHPALKTIVPYVANRAGMGLPMENNIFVNPNYEWSFYAGSTKYLDTVAGNDRQRFRKMMFKWWETGVAYKKMDSIDGVPNRLFQRWLKHPSFDKYWQKMTPYGKEFAQIKIPILVFDGYYNDSQNSSLSYVRELQKYSKNTSVYVIIGPYGHFGTQIGGETDLYNYKVDPIALIDIKKITYQWLDYILKNGPKPEILKDKINYEVMGTNEWRSASSLDKMSNGFLRLYLTDNKFGDFYALNDKKPVQKKYLYQEVDFADRQTQNNEYYPDPIIRKEINTSNGFVFISDVLKEPMLINGSFSGEIKASINKKDMDIGVTLYEIMPNGEYFHLSYFLGRASYAKDATKRNLLKPNRIASIPFSNTHLVSKQLSKGSRLVVVLNVNKNPFSELNYGTGKTVTEETIKDAKVPLKVKWYTDSFVKIPIWK
- a CDS encoding LytR/AlgR family response regulator transcription factor, coding for MKKIKVIIVDDERSSREELKRALKIYEDFILIGEAENADDAKDLIETEMPDLIFLDIQMPEKSGFDLLESLDNAPAVLFTTAYNEYAVQAFEVNALDYLLKPIREERFAKAIEKIRNTIKQKSDLSNAVTSDQKIFIKDGEKRFFIQLDEIYLIESLENYTRLYFQGKKALQRRSLRQWEALLDETVFFRINRTKIINIKHILEVNQTSSGRLEVKLKTGELLEVSNRQSVKFKNNNGIW
- a CDS encoding sensor histidine kinase, producing MKTVTRISIYWKIQLIAWSTASLYWGFSAFFTGNFIWKIGLADLILDVSIGIAITHLYRNFALKKGWNKLTLKRLVPKMVLSVLILSFLYLFLIVGKLYLVRLFLLKNTEVSFITFFKTTQLQVFITGTRLMSIWVLAYHLYHYSRLEIERVKENARLSIIIKEAQLNNLSAQLNPHFFFNSLNTIKFLVLENPHSARRAIDLLSELLRNSLKTNNGELVALNEEMNLVKDYLELEKIRFEERLEITIDVNEAVLDYLILPLSIQSLVENAIKHGIEKRKNGGLLIVKVEEENNFIKISVQNSGKLHNERKNPGIGLHNLKERLLLYYNGNASFEIKEIGNETVLATLLIPSK